A region of the Candidatus Melainabacteria bacterium genome:
CGCCGCCACTGTCATGGACCGGACCGAGCCGCGCCAGTCTGCGCACTGGTCTGTGCAAGCACAGAACAGTGCTGCAAGCGTATATCAGTTTTTGTCAGGCTGCCAGCTCAAGTTAGGTTTGCGTGCAGCAAGAGCTTCGTCCAATCTTCCCACTGGTGTCTTATGTGGTGCCGATTTGACGAGTTCAGGTTCATTCTTGGTCTCTTCGTCGATCTTGAGCATGATCTCAACAAACTCATCGAGAGTCTCTTTCGACTCGGTCTCAGTCGGCTCAATCATCATTGCTTCCGGCACTACCAGAGGGAAGTAGACGGTCGGTGCATGCACACCGTAATCGAGCATGCGTTTAGCAATGTTGGTGGTAGCCACGCCACGTTCCTTCTGCATACTGCCGGAGAGCACGAACTCATGCATACAAGGTTGGCCGTAAGCAACGACGAAGTTTCTCTTCAACTTTTCCTTGAGATAGTTGGCGCTCAGAATCGCATCGCGCGACACCTGACAGAGTCCATCCCGTCCGTGCGCCATGATGTATGTGTAAGCCCGCACAAGGATGCCAAAGTTACCGTAGAAGCCCTTCACCTTACCGATTGATTGAGGGCGGTTCCAATCGAGCGTGAACCGTTCCTGCTCGCGACGTACGACAGGCTTCGGCAAGAATGGTTCCAGCTTGGCCCGAGCAGCTACTGCGCAACCTCCGGGACCACCGCCGCCGTGCGGAGTGGAAAAGGTCTTGTGCAAATTCAAGTGGCAGACGTCGAAGCCCATGTCGCCTGGTCTGACCAGACCCATGATGGCGTTCAGATTAGCGCCGTCGTAATAGAGAAGTCCGCCCGCTTCGTGTACCAGCTTTTGAACGGTTTGAATCTCTTCTTCAAACAAGCCGAGCGTGTTCGGATTGGTGAGCATGATGGCCGCTGTATCAGGTCCGACCACAGCTTTAAGAGCATCTATATCGACCAGTCCGCGCTCGTTTGATTTGATCTCGACGACTTCAAAACCACACAATGCCGCCGTCGCCGGGTTGGTACCATGGGCGGTATCGGGAACAATCACCTTGCGGCGCTTATGTTCACCTTGAGCTTCGAAGTAAGCTTTGATGAGCAGAAGTCCGGTCATCTCACCGTGAGCACCGGCAGCAGGCTGCAGCGTCACAGCCGGCAAGCCGACGATTGCCGCGATTTTCTCTTGCAAGTTCCAGATCAATTCAAGCGCGCCTTGAATTTGATCTTCAGGCTGATAGGGATGCAACTCGCGAAATCCTTCCAGGGCAGCCATGGCATCATTTACTTTCGGGTTGTACTTCATCGTGCATGAGCCGAGCGGATAAAAGCCACTCTCGATGCAGTGGTTAAGTTTGGAAAGTCGAACGAAGTGGCGCATCGTATCCAATTCACTGACTTCGGGCAGGGCAGCCGGAACTTTGCGAATGTATTTGGCAGGCAAGAAGTCAGTCAACGATTTCTCTGGAACGTTCACCTGGGGAAGAATCGTGCTGCTTCTTCCTTTTCGGGATTTTTCATAAATCAGTTTTTCCATCTCATGCTCCAGTGTTATTGCGCCTAACTAATTTCATTCAGTCCGAACTTGGTTTCAAACAATCCGCTGCTGATCGACATCTCTTACTTAGTGTTCGAATATATCTTTCCAGCCGCGCAAATCCATCTCACACACGATTGGCAGAGCCTGAAACAGGCGTTCAGCCAGATGCATGCGATCTTCACGCTCCAACAAATAACGCAGCTTGGATTGCAGTGCATGCAAGTTGCGCACATCGTTGGCTGCATATTCCAATTGCGAATCGGTCAAATCAGGTTTGGCCCAATCGCTCGATTGGTCCGTTTTATCCATCTCCAGACCCAGCAATTCTCGAGTCAAATCTTTCAAGCTGTGCCTGTCGGTATAGGTGCGCACCAACTTGGAAGCAATCTTCGTGCACCAGATCGGATTGACTGTAGCGTTGAGGTAGTGCTTCATGACGGCAACATCGAAGCGAGCAAAGTGGAAAAGCTTCATCACATTTTCGGCTTCCATCAACTTCTTCAAGTTTGAATTATCGCGAGGCAAGTCACTCAGATGCTGGAATCTCACAAAAGTGACCAGACCTTCGTCATCACAAATTTGCACCAGGCACAAGCGATCGCGCGGAATAATCAAACCGCGAGTTTCCGTATCGACGGCAATGCACTGTTTCTTCAAATAGTGATTGAGCCGCTCTTCAGGCAGATCATGTTCGAACAATTCGGGCTTTCGATGCTTCACTACAGCCTCTGTAGACACGTCAGTCTCCTTGTTGATGCCGCTTCTGAATCTCAGAAAGAAACGCCGACCGGCCTGATTTCCTTTACATAAGATGTGAGCGGACTTATCCGAGGTTTAGCTTTAGCAGCAAGCCGCATAGCTTACCCAGGGCACATTATAGTGCTTTGCCAAGCCGCTCAGATGGCTCATTTCAAGTTATAAAGCCACCTTAAACAAGGAATAGCAATTGGCAACCCGAGATCACTCAACTTCACCACAATAGGCATCGCGCAGCAACTCGCACAGATGCGTGACCTGCACAGGCACTCGACGTTGATTGACGCCCGCCTTGATTTGCAGCATGCAACCGGGATTTGTCGTCACCACAGTATCGGCACCGCTCTCCTTGATTAAGTCCATTTTGCGGTTCAAAACTTCCATGCTCAGTTCAGTGTGGAGCAGATTGTATATACCGGCACTACCGCAGCAGTGTTCTGCTTCTCTCAATGGAATAAGTTCAATCTTATTTGGTGTAACCGAGTTGACCGCAGCGGCAAAATCCAGAAGCAGTTTCTGGGGGGCTTCTCGAATGCCCTGAGCATGAGCGAGATGGCAAGCAGCATGGTAAGCAATCTTCAAGTCAGGCAGTTCGGCTCCACAACGGTCGTTGTGCTTAAAGTCGTTTTTCGCCAGTTCCTCGGTGACATCGACGATTCGTTGCGAAACAGCGGAGGCTCGAGCCGCATATTCTTCATCGTCATGCAAAAACTCTGCATATTGCTTCATCATCGCCCCGCAACCGGCTGAGGTCACGACAATTGGACCTTCGGTCACCTCCAGAGATCTTATGTTTCTCCTGGCCAGCGAAAGCATCACATCAGTCTCACCGGCGTGAGCAGCAAGCGCACCACAACAGGTTTGTTCGGGCACTTCCACGATGCAACCCTGCGCCTTCAACAAGTCTATAGAGGCATGGTTGACCGAATTATAGAAAACATCCATCACACATCCGGCAAACAACTGAACGGTGCCTTTCTTCTCGCCTGCCTGCCACGACTTTTTTGGCAGTGGTTTGAACGACGGAATCTCAGGCAACAACGCATTCAACTGCCACAGCCTGTAGAAAAGCTTCTGGACGGGGTTTTGCTGGAGCGGTTCAGAAGTGGCAATAGGCTGATTCGGTTTTACACCGGCCAGTCTTCTCAATAGCTCACCGCCTTTGAGCCGCTGCCACTGGCGCATTACACCGGCTACAAAATGCAGTCTGGGGTAATCAGGCAAGAGGTTGGAAAAGCCAAAACGCATACCGAAGCGCAGAATTCCGGGCTTTCGCGCCGCCAGATGTGGTCGAGCCTGATCCAGGATATTTTCGTACTTGACTCCGGAAGGGCAAGCGGTCTGGCAACCGAGACAACCAAGGCAGGAATCGATATGCTCGGCAAGACGTGATTGCAAAGGCAGAGTGCCCTCGTTCCACTGATTGAGCAGGTAAATTCGCCCACGCGGCGATTCCATCTCGCGACCGGTAGCCAGATATGTGGGGCAAGCGGGCAAGCACAGTCCGCAATGGATGCAAGCATCCAAAAGTTCTTTATCGATGAGCCGCTGCTGCGGCTGAGATTGCGGGCTGCAAGGTTCGGACATACTGACTAAAGCATAACGGCATCGTCACAGAACTGCCAGTGGATTTAGACAGCCACTCGGGTCGAAACGCTCCTTTAGTGAAGCTTTAATTTGCGAGATCTTCTTTATATCCGCCCCCAGATATTCAATTTCGTACTCGAGTTCAGATGCCGCCATCGCCACTGTATGCGGTGCAGACTTTCGCAAAAGAAATGATCTGAGCGAATCGTTCAACTCGTAAAGCCGGGTCAGGTCGCGCGCATACAAGAGAACTCGCCCGGTTGAAACACGATACTGAAAAGTTTGGTCGGGAGCGGCTCTCAGCCAGTCGGCAAGGAGCAAAGAAAACTCAGAGACGCTGGCGGAAAGCTCCAGTCGGGGAAAAGCTGGTGCTGCACAAATCTGCAAGAGAGCCTCCGCGTCATCAAACGAAAGTTCCGAGTTGGTGGTGCCTTCTCGTTTAAAAGCGCGAATTTGAGGAATCAATTCCTTAATCAACTCATCATGACCGGCAACCCGCACAATCAGTCCGAATTTGTTCCATCGCTGCGCCAATTTAGCCGTGCCATCCGAAAGCACTGCTGGTTCTCTGACAATCGAAAGGTCTAACAGTTCGCAGCAAACGAGCGAAAGATCAGCGCCAATCAGATCTCCTGCCAGCAAGAGCAAATCTTGCGCGCTTGCACCGTGAAAGATAACTGCTGCTGTTTTCTCGGGTCGCGCATAAAGCCGCAAGTGCGCAGCATAAGGCAGCGCCAGGGTTCCATGCGACCCGACAATCAATTTGGTAGTGTCGTAGCCGGTAACATTCTTCACAACGATACCACCGGTTTTGATCTCGATGCCACTGCCAGTGATTGCATCAAGCCCTAAGACCAGATCACGCACAGCACCGAAACCGTGTTCTAGTGGTCCACCATCACCGCGGTTAATGAGGTCGAGCAAGCTTGTTTGGGGCTGCGCGCTGACCGGAAACCATTGACCGAACGGCGTTAAATACGCATTCAATTCATGTAACGTGATGCCGGTTTCGACCGAAATAACCTGATCCTGAGGCTCGTGATGCAAAATGCGATTCATAGAGCTGAGATCAACAAAGACAAATTCTCGATCGTCCAGGCGAGATGCCGGAACGGTTCGGGCTGGCCCAGTTAAAACCGCCGCAGCTGTAGATGCCGATGCCTTAAGAACCTCCGCCAGTCCACGGGCGTGAGAGATGGACATTTGAGTCCAACGTCCGGCTTCACCTGAAGCCGAAGTTGCCACCACAGAAGCACCATCAATGGCTTTTGAAAGTTTTTGAGATAAACCTACCGAGCCTGATTGCATTGTATTTTTCGCTTGATGATAATTACCATGGTGCTACCTGAGGTAAGCTTGGGTTGTCTATCGGCACACATCACTTGAGATCGACGACACTTGGCAGATAATTCAGATAAAAAGCTCGTACTCGTTTCAGGATACTACGGCTTTGGCAACCTGGGCGATGAAGCGATTCTGGAAGAGTTGACTAATGAGCTTAAAAAGCTCATATCGCCTTCGCAAATTGTCGTACTTTCCAACAATCCGCAACAAACTAAAGACGCCTTCGGTGTAGAAGCCGTAGACCGCTGGAAACCAGCCAATCTGCTGCCCTTGCTCTCTCGTGCGGCTCTCTTCATAAGCGGTGGCGGCGGGCTGTTTCAAGATACGACAGGGATCAAATCAACGATTTTCTACGGTTGTCAAATTCTTATGGTACGGGCGCTGGGAAGAAAAGTCTGTGTCTACGCCCAGGGCATCGGTCCGCTCAAAGGTGAAGCAGCAAGGGTCCTGGCAAAGCTGAGCTTGCAGCAAGCAAACTTCATTACTGTCCGAGACAGAGACTCTCAAAAGCTCCTGGAAGAGTGGAATATCGCCAGTCTTCTCACAGCCGACCCCGTCTGGTGCCTGGAACAAACAGATATTCCCGGAAGAGCACTCGACCAGATTGCCCAGCTGAAAGCAAAACCCGGATTAACAGTCGGGCTCTCTCTTCGCAAGGCAACAAATTTCAGCGACAAACAATTGGACGATCTGGTGGCTGTGATGGATCGGTCACTTGCACTCGATACTAAATTGTTGCTCCTGCCTCTGCAAATGGAGCAGGATATCGGTCCGCTCAACAGGTTTGGTGAACAGTGGCAAGCTAAAGGTCGGTATGCTGAATTTCTGCATACAGACGAAATTGAAAGGCCCAGTCAGTGGCTCGCTATCCTTTCGCAACTCGACCTGCTTGTCGGAATGAGACTGCATGCACTGATTATGTCGCTGTCGAGCGGCGTACCCGTCGTCGGTCTCGCCTATGACCCGAAAGTGCGACATGTACTGACGCAGTTCAAACAGCCAATCTTAAATCTAACCAAGGACGGTGATGGCAGCGGCACATTTAAGGAGTGGCTGCCCACTATGCAGACCGCAGTGGCAACTCGACAGCAACTGGCGGCGAACGCACGCGAGGAAGCCGAAAGTGCGAAAAAATTGGCTTGCCAGAACTTCGAGCTTTTAGCTAAAATTCTATTACATGCAAAGTGATCTTCTGGATGCGATCAGTGCGGACCGGATGGAAGTTCACATTCCCATCGGCACCGCATATAATGTCCATATTGTCAGCCACATATAAACAACGTCAAAAAGTCCTTGGTTACCCCGTCGACACGGTCGATGAGGCGCTGGCACTCGAGATTATTGATGAAGCCTGGAATAACAAGCGCGGGCTGCACGTCGTCACCCTCAATGCCGAGATGGTGGTCGCCTCGCAGCAAGATCAAGCCCTTGACAGAATCATCAGACATGCCCATTTGATTGTGCCGGACGGTTCAGGCGTGGTCTGGGCTCTCAGACTACAAGGTCATGGCGCTGACCGTCTTCCAGGCATCGAACTGGCTAATGCAGCGCTTGGACTGGCAGCAAGAAAAGGCTCTAGAGTAGCGCTTCTGGGCGGCAAGACAGAAGTTCTGGAAAAAATCAAAGCGACGCTGCCGACAATGCACCCTGGTTTGAACATAGTCGCCAGTCACAACGGTTACTTCTCGCTTGATGATGAAGACCAGCTCGTCGATCAATTCGCAGATGCGAAGCCTGACTTGATGCTGGTGGCACTCGGTGTTCCCAAGCAGGAATACTTCATCGACCGCTGGAGCCATGCATTTCCAAACACCGTCATGATTGGTGTGGGCGGCAGTTTCGATGTCTGGGCGGGGAACGTCAAACGAGCTCCCGCAGCATTTCGAAAAATGCATCTGGAATGGTTCTATCGTTTGATGGCTGAACCATGGCGCTTTAAGCGCATGAGTGCGGCGTTACCGTCATTTGCCATGCAAGTCTTGCAAGAACTGGCGCAAAACAAGCTTACTGAGAAGAAGCATGGTGAGAAAGTCCGCTCCGAGCGGCAACCGAAACCCCACGACAAGTCGAAAGAACGATCGAAGGACAAATAGAGCAGCAGCTACTCTGGCTTTCCGGTCAGGCACTCGAACCATCTCACATCAAAGATGTTTCGCTGCGTTCTCTTGCACACCTCGGAGATGCGGTTTTTCACCTTTATGAGCGGGAGCGAGAAGTAACTCGCACGAGTTCAGCCCGCCAGATGCATAAACGCGCTCGTGTGAAAGCCACTCAGCAAGCCGAACTTCTTCAGCTCTTGCTGCCTTCTCTGACCGAAACTGAATCAGACCTGGTACGTCGGGCAAGAAATCTGAAAGCCACCGGCTTCAGAAAAGTCGACCAGAATTCATATCGACACGCTACCGCCTTCGAAGCGCTGCTCGGCTACCTTTATCTGACCGATTTCGCCCGTCTCAAAGAAATATTGCAGATTACTGCAGAACCGCAAATTTAATTAGGATTACGCCTTTGACAGCCAGATCCTTAAGGATAAGTTGCTGATGGCTTTTCTTGCCTGGTTCTAGTGTTAACTTAGGCTTAGGAGAGGTCTCTCCGCCGTTTACCGTCGAGTACAAAGAGAACATTGCAAGCATTAGGCACAAAGTCGGAAGACATCTACAGTTGCCTCGTGGAACATTCCGCAGACGGCATGGTCGTGAGCGATGCAGCGGGCATTATTACAGCCTGCAATCCGGCATTTGTTAAGCTGCTCGGTAGAGGCGAAAAGGAAATTGTCGGGCGCAAGCTCACATCTATCATCGACGAAAATGTCGAACGACACGATCATGCCCACCCCATGTCCGACACCGCGGGTGGTGGCAAAGCGAACAGCAGTGAAAACGATCCCTTCGCACCACACACCAAAACAGTCGTGTGCAAAAACGGCAATTTGACGCTGCCGGTCAGCCACATTCCAATCAAACCCAAAGACGGCAAGACGGAAAGTACCCTGACAATCGTCTACATCATCCAGGCTAACACCGTCCAACAAGCTCAAACGGAATTCGTGAGCACTGTAAGCCATGAATTGCGTACGCCTTTAACAAGTATCAAGGGCTTCGCAGATACCATTTTGCGTGCCGGCGACAGGCTCGACTTGAGCCAGCAACGCCGCTATGTGGGCATCATCAAAGATCAGGCCGATCGACTGACCAGATTAGTGGAAGACCTGCTGGCAGTTTCAAGATTAGAATCAAAAAGAATGCAGCTCACCATCAGAGCTATCGACTTGAACGGCGCCATTCAACGCGTCTATCGCAATCTCTCCGACAAAGCAAAAGATCATCGCATCGTCATCAAAGTACCGGCAGGTCTGCCTCCGGTTTGGGCCGATGCAGATCGTCTGGAGCAGATTCTCACAAATTTGATTGATAACGCAATTAAGTACTCGCCTCCCAAAACGACTGTAACCGTGACGGCTCTGGACAATTCAGAGATGGTGGAATTTTCGGTAAGCGACCAGGGAGTGGGCATACCACAGGAACATCTGGGACAGATCTTCACGAAATTCAGTCGCCTGGACAATCCACTGGTAAGGCAAACTGAAGGCACGGGATTGGGACTCTATATAACTCGCTCACTGGTGCTCGCACTGGGCGGTCAAATCAAAGTCGCCAGTTCCGGCACCGGCACCGTTTTCACCGTACTACTTCCAGCTGCGACATTAGAAGAGCAGGCTGCCAGAGGGCGCGACTGATGATGTTGCCCACGCCCCAGATTCTGGTCATTCATCAGCCTCGCCAGGCTGCAGATTACGCATCGGTTCTGGAAAAGACGGGCGCCCGCGTCAGCGCCGTCACTTCGTTTGAAGAAGCAAACGAGTTGCTGTCATTTCTTCACCCCGATTTGATTATCCTGGCGGCGCACATGCCGGAAGGGGACGGGCGACTCTACTGTCAGCAAATTCGTGCCACGCTGGTTCACCCGAGACCCGTGCTTGTTTTGCTGCATGAATCCACTGACGTCAACGAGCGTATCAGCGCCTTCCGCTACGGTGCCGACGACGTGCTCGGTGATCCGATCGACAAGAATGAACTGGCGATCCGGGTGCTGGCGCACTTGCGCCGCCGCCAGGAAGAATTCCTCAATCCATTGACGCAACTGCCCGGACAGAACCTGATCAGACGCATGCTGGAACAGAGCCTGGTCTCAGACAGACCGTGGTCGGCAATGTCTTGCGACTTGAACAAGATTCGTGTTTATAACGAAACATACGGTGACCTGGCTGGTGACCAGCTGATTAAGGCGCTGGGCGCCATTCTCTCTCACGTCGCCGATGACAATGATTTTGTTGGGCACATTGAAGCGGATGATTTCCTCATGGTCAGTCACGGGGAGCATCTGGAGCGCAAAGCAAAGAAAATTTGCGACCAGTTCGACGAAATCAGCCGCCGTTTCTACCCTCGCGGCGACATCGAGCGAGGCTATTTGATTTCGACGGGGCGCGGCGGTATTCGCAGACGCGTACCCCTTATATCCATTGCTATTGGTATCGTATCCAGTACCAAGCGGAGATTCCAGAGCTACGTCGACGTGCTTACGACCTCACGAGACTATCGTTATGCCGCCAAGCGAAAAACAGGCTCAGCCTGGGTGAGTGATAAGGAAGTTATAGAGCCGGCACCGAACGTAAAGCGCTCCCAACACCATCCCGACTCAGACAAACTGCCGAGCATTCTGGTTGTAGAACCAGACGGCGCCATGGCCTGTTTACTCCAGGAGACCCTGTCGCTGGAAGGTTACGCAGTCGAGGTAACGAGTTCCGCAGACGACGCTCTCGAAATCGCCAGAGAACGGCATCCCGACCTGGTGCTGCTCGAATCACATCTGTCGGACCGACAGATGGACGGTTGGGAGCTATGTCGTGTCCTCAAAGAAGACCGCGACCTGTGCAATATATGGATAGTAATGGCAACCTCTCACCCAGATCAGTCAGCCGCGCTGGAAGCGGGAGCTGACCTTTATTTGCCCAAACCTTTCGATATGCCGGCTTTGTTGTCTGAAGTGAGCTACCTGCTGCGCTCGGGCATCAGCGCTTAAGCCGAGTCGAGCCAAGCTAAGCTGAGCTGAGCCAGGTAGAGTCGCTGTAATTTCAGTCAACCCAAATGTGCCACCATATCTAGTGCACAACTTTTACCTGGTTCAAAATCCAGTCAACAGCCTCGACAATTGATGGAGCCTGATAATCGGGTTTGACGACATGCTGATACTCGCCCTTCAGTACGGCTTCTCCATATCCTGTTGTAACGAGGATGCCCCTGGCGCCGCAGTTTTGAGCAAGTTCAACATCTGTCGCCTTGTCTCCGATCACAAAAGATCTGGTTTTATCCAGCTCCGGATGTTCAGCGTAAGCCTGTTCGACCATGCCGACAGCGGGCTTTCTGCAGTCACAGGCACGATTGAACGGTTCGACCGTACCTTCTTCTAAATGCGGGCAGTAATAAACGTGGTCGAGATGGGCATTATTCTCTTCAAGCAATCTCAAGAGGCGCGCGTTCAGTGCATGAATATGAGACTCAGCATAGTATCCGCGCGCAGCGCCGGTTTGATTGGTAACCAAAATAGCGGCAATGCCTGCTTGATTGAGCTTGCGAACAGCCTCGGCGGCGCCATCAATGAGGACAAGGTCGTCCAAATTGCGAATGTAACCAACTTCAACATTGAGAGTGCCATCGCGATCTAGAAATACAACAGGCTGCTTGTTCATTGCGTTGTCCCTGGTGCTTGTCATACTAATGACAGCGCCGTCAGTTCTATCGATACATTTATAGCACTGGCAGCGAAATTATTACTATTTGCTACAGTCAATAGGAGATAATGGAAACGCTTGCTGGCTCTGACTTTAGGAGAAGAGCGGGCAGAAAACATGGTCGTATTAGAAACGCGCCTATGTTAGGATGAGCTATCGAATTTCTATCTAGTAGTGAGCTGTGAATGAGACTACACGACGATAATGCCTCGTTCCGCTTCAATCAAGCTGGGCTTCGTAAATTTCTCGGCGACCTTGAGTGCGAGATTATGGAACTGGTTTGGAAAAAAGCGGCGCCAACTGTAACTGTTCGCGAAATTTACGACGTTTTGCGCCACGAGCGCCAAATCGCCTACACGACAGTGATGACAACAATGGTCCGGCTGGCTGAAAAGGGCATGCTGCGCATCGTAGACAAGGCAGGATTGGCTAATTGCTATGCGCCTGCGGAGTCGAGAGAAGAGTTTCTTCAAAACGCAGTCTCCCGTGTCCTGGATATCTTCATCAAAGATTTTCCAGAGGAAGCCAATCACTTCCTCGATGAATACGCCAACCGTGCCAAGAAGCAACCATCGCGCAAGCGCTG
Encoded here:
- a CDS encoding (Fe-S)-binding protein, whose protein sequence is MSEPCSPQSQPQQRLIDKELLDACIHCGLCLPACPTYLATGREMESPRGRIYLLNQWNEGTLPLQSRLAEHIDSCLGCLGCQTACPSGVKYENILDQARPHLAARKPGILRFGMRFGFSNLLPDYPRLHFVAGVMRQWQRLKGGELLRRLAGVKPNQPIATSEPLQQNPVQKLFYRLWQLNALLPEIPSFKPLPKKSWQAGEKKGTVQLFAGCVMDVFYNSVNHASIDLLKAQGCIVEVPEQTCCGALAAHAGETDVMLSLARRNIRSLEVTEGPIVVTSAGCGAMMKQYAEFLHDDEEYAARASAVSQRIVDVTEELAKNDFKHNDRCGAELPDLKIAYHAACHLAHAQGIREAPQKLLLDFAAAVNSVTPNKIELIPLREAEHCCGSAGIYNLLHTELSMEVLNRKMDLIKESGADTVVTTNPGCMLQIKAGVNQRRVPVQVTHLCELLRDAYCGEVE
- a CDS encoding BlaI/MecI/CopY family transcriptional regulator: MRLHDDNASFRFNQAGLRKFLGDLECEIMELVWKKAAPTVTVREIYDVLRHERQIAYTTVMTTMVRLAEKGMLRIVDKAGLANCYAPAESREEFLQNAVSRVLDIFIKDFPEEANHFLDEYANRAKKQPSRKR
- a CDS encoding glycine dehydrogenase subunit 2; this encodes MEHEMEKLIYEKSRKGRSSTILPQVNVPEKSLTDFLPAKYIRKVPAALPEVSELDTMRHFVRLSKLNHCIESGFYPLGSCTMKYNPKVNDAMAALEGFRELHPYQPEDQIQGALELIWNLQEKIAAIVGLPAVTLQPAAGAHGEMTGLLLIKAYFEAQGEHKRRKVIVPDTAHGTNPATAALCGFEVVEIKSNERGLVDIDALKAVVGPDTAAIMLTNPNTLGLFEEEIQTVQKLVHEAGGLLYYDGANLNAIMGLVRPGDMGFDVCHLNLHKTFSTPHGGGGPGGCAVAARAKLEPFLPKPVVRREQERFTLDWNRPQSIGKVKGFYGNFGILVRAYTYIMAHGRDGLCQVSRDAILSANYLKEKLKRNFVVAYGQPCMHEFVLSGSMQKERGVATTNIAKRMLDYGVHAPTVYFPLVVPEAMMIEPTETESKETLDEFVEIMLKIDEETKNEPELVKSAPHKTPVGRLDEALAARKPNLSWQPDKN
- the csaB gene encoding polysaccharide pyruvyl transferase CsaB, whose amino-acid sequence is MADNSDKKLVLVSGYYGFGNLGDEAILEELTNELKKLISPSQIVVLSNNPQQTKDAFGVEAVDRWKPANLLPLLSRAALFISGGGGLFQDTTGIKSTIFYGCQILMVRALGRKVCVYAQGIGPLKGEAARVLAKLSLQQANFITVRDRDSQKLLEEWNIASLLTADPVWCLEQTDIPGRALDQIAQLKAKPGLTVGLSLRKATNFSDKQLDDLVAVMDRSLALDTKLLLLPLQMEQDIGPLNRFGEQWQAKGRYAEFLHTDEIERPSQWLAILSQLDLLVGMRLHALIMSLSSGVPVVGLAYDPKVRHVLTQFKQPILNLTKDGDGSGTFKEWLPTMQTAVATRQQLAANAREEAESAKKLACQNFELLAKILLHAK
- a CDS encoding response regulator; translation: MMLPTPQILVIHQPRQAADYASVLEKTGARVSAVTSFEEANELLSFLHPDLIILAAHMPEGDGRLYCQQIRATLVHPRPVLVLLHESTDVNERISAFRYGADDVLGDPIDKNELAIRVLAHLRRRQEEFLNPLTQLPGQNLIRRMLEQSLVSDRPWSAMSCDLNKIRVYNETYGDLAGDQLIKALGAILSHVADDNDFVGHIEADDFLMVSHGEHLERKAKKICDQFDEISRRFYPRGDIERGYLISTGRGGIRRRVPLISIAIGIVSSTKRRFQSYVDVLTTSRDYRYAAKRKTGSAWVSDKEVIEPAPNVKRSQHHPDSDKLPSILVVEPDGAMACLLQETLSLEGYAVEVTSSADDALEIARERHPDLVLLESHLSDRQMDGWELCRVLKEDRDLCNIWIVMATSHPDQSAALEAGADLYLPKPFDMPALLSEVSYLLRSGISA
- a CDS encoding Mini-ribonuclease 3, whose protein sequence is MEGQIEQQLLWLSGQALEPSHIKDVSLRSLAHLGDAVFHLYEREREVTRTSSARQMHKRARVKATQQAELLQLLLPSLTETESDLVRRARNLKATGFRKVDQNSYRHATAFEALLGYLYLTDFARLKEILQITAEPQI
- a CDS encoding glycosyltransferase, translated to MRSVRTGWKFTFPSAPHIMSILSATYKQRQKVLGYPVDTVDEALALEIIDEAWNNKRGLHVVTLNAEMVVASQQDQALDRIIRHAHLIVPDGSGVVWALRLQGHGADRLPGIELANAALGLAARKGSRVALLGGKTEVLEKIKATLPTMHPGLNIVASHNGYFSLDDEDQLVDQFADAKPDLMLVALGVPKQEYFIDRWSHAFPNTVMIGVGGSFDVWAGNVKRAPAAFRKMHLEWFYRLMAEPWRFKRMSAALPSFAMQVLQELAQNKLTEKKHGEKVRSERQPKPHDKSKERSKDK
- a CDS encoding FAD-binding oxidoreductase, which encodes MQSGSVGLSQKLSKAIDGASVVATSASGEAGRWTQMSISHARGLAEVLKASASTAAAVLTGPARTVPASRLDDREFVFVDLSSMNRILHHEPQDQVISVETGITLHELNAYLTPFGQWFPVSAQPQTSLLDLINRGDGGPLEHGFGAVRDLVLGLDAITGSGIEIKTGGIVVKNVTGYDTTKLIVGSHGTLALPYAAHLRLYARPEKTAAVIFHGASAQDLLLLAGDLIGADLSLVCCELLDLSIVREPAVLSDGTAKLAQRWNKFGLIVRVAGHDELIKELIPQIRAFKREGTTNSELSFDDAEALLQICAAPAFPRLELSASVSEFSLLLADWLRAAPDQTFQYRVSTGRVLLYARDLTRLYELNDSLRSFLLRKSAPHTVAMAASELEYEIEYLGADIKKISQIKASLKERFDPSGCLNPLAVL
- a CDS encoding HAD family hydrolase, encoding MNKQPVVFLDRDGTLNVEVGYIRNLDDLVLIDGAAEAVRKLNQAGIAAILVTNQTGAARGYYAESHIHALNARLLRLLEENNAHLDHVYYCPHLEEGTVEPFNRACDCRKPAVGMVEQAYAEHPELDKTRSFVIGDKATDVELAQNCGARGILVTTGYGEAVLKGEYQHVVKPDYQAPSIVEAVDWILNQVKVVH
- a CDS encoding PAS domain S-box protein, giving the protein MQALGTKSEDIYSCLVEHSADGMVVSDAAGIITACNPAFVKLLGRGEKEIVGRKLTSIIDENVERHDHAHPMSDTAGGGKANSSENDPFAPHTKTVVCKNGNLTLPVSHIPIKPKDGKTESTLTIVYIIQANTVQQAQTEFVSTVSHELRTPLTSIKGFADTILRAGDRLDLSQQRRYVGIIKDQADRLTRLVEDLLAVSRLESKRMQLTIRAIDLNGAIQRVYRNLSDKAKDHRIVIKVPAGLPPVWADADRLEQILTNLIDNAIKYSPPKTTVTVTALDNSEMVEFSVSDQGVGIPQEHLGQIFTKFSRLDNPLVRQTEGTGLGLYITRSLVLALGGQIKVASSGTGTVFTVLLPAATLEEQAARGRD
- a CDS encoding ribonuclease D, encoding MKHRKPELFEHDLPEERLNHYLKKQCIAVDTETRGLIIPRDRLCLVQICDDEGLVTFVRFQHLSDLPRDNSNLKKLMEAENVMKLFHFARFDVAVMKHYLNATVNPIWCTKIASKLVRTYTDRHSLKDLTRELLGLEMDKTDQSSDWAKPDLTDSQLEYAANDVRNLHALQSKLRYLLEREDRMHLAERLFQALPIVCEMDLRGWKDIFEH